A single genomic interval of Amycolatopsis albispora harbors:
- a CDS encoding ABC-F family ATP-binding cassette domain-containing protein, with protein sequence MVNLVNLESVSKSYGVRPLLDNVSLGVGEGERIGVVGLNGGGKTTLLEVLTGIAEPDSGRVSQVRGLRMAVVTQRTELIGETVRDAALAAYDAEHEWAADARVRSIVEGLGITALGLDNPTATLSGGERRRVALAAALVGELDLVVLDEPTNHLDVEGVRWLADHLLARKVALVVVTHDRWFLDTVCGRTWEVVGGRVEQYEGGYADWVFARAERARLAATLEEKRQNLARKELAWLQRGAKARTSKPRYRIEAAEALIADVPPPRDSVELMSFARRRLGKTVVELEDVTLVAGEKPLLDKVTWRIGPGDRIGLVGVNGSGKTTLLKALAGETELAGGRRIQGKTVRLAHLTQELEDLPGHLRVLEAVEEVAGRVVLGKQELSASQLAEKLGFPPARQWTPVEDLSGGERRRLQLVRLLMAEPNVLLLDEPTNDLDIDTLQQLEDLLDSWPGTMVVVSHDRYLTERVCDAVYALFGDGRITHLPGGIEEYLRRRLTATQDRPAAKKAPEPADAGPKLSSAEVRALGKELSRLERKLDQLHDKEQKLHAQLLEAATDPAKLMELNAQLKTVQAEKDEVEQRWLETSEAIE encoded by the coding sequence ATGGTCAACCTGGTCAACCTCGAATCCGTGTCCAAGTCCTACGGCGTCCGGCCGTTGCTGGACAACGTCTCGCTCGGTGTCGGCGAGGGCGAGCGCATCGGCGTCGTCGGCCTCAACGGCGGTGGCAAGACCACCCTGCTCGAGGTGCTCACCGGCATCGCGGAACCGGACAGCGGCCGGGTCAGCCAGGTGCGCGGGCTGCGCATGGCCGTGGTCACCCAGCGCACCGAGCTGATCGGCGAGACCGTGCGCGACGCCGCGCTGGCCGCCTACGACGCCGAGCACGAATGGGCCGCCGACGCCCGCGTCCGGTCCATTGTGGAGGGTCTGGGGATCACCGCGCTGGGCCTGGACAACCCGACCGCCACGCTGTCCGGTGGCGAACGGCGCCGGGTGGCACTGGCCGCCGCGCTGGTCGGCGAACTGGACCTGGTGGTGCTCGACGAGCCGACCAACCACCTCGACGTGGAGGGGGTGCGCTGGCTGGCCGACCACCTGCTGGCGCGCAAGGTCGCGCTGGTGGTGGTCACGCACGACCGCTGGTTCCTCGACACCGTGTGCGGGCGGACCTGGGAGGTCGTCGGCGGGCGCGTGGAGCAGTACGAAGGTGGTTACGCCGACTGGGTTTTCGCGCGGGCCGAACGCGCGCGGCTGGCCGCGACGCTGGAGGAGAAGCGGCAGAACCTGGCGCGCAAGGAACTCGCCTGGTTGCAACGAGGCGCGAAGGCACGCACGTCGAAGCCGCGGTACCGGATCGAAGCCGCCGAAGCGCTGATCGCCGACGTGCCGCCGCCGCGCGATTCCGTCGAGCTGATGAGCTTCGCCAGGCGGCGGCTGGGGAAAACGGTCGTCGAGCTGGAGGACGTGACCCTGGTCGCCGGAGAGAAACCCTTGCTGGACAAGGTGACCTGGCGCATCGGCCCGGGTGACCGGATCGGCCTGGTCGGGGTGAACGGCTCCGGCAAGACCACGTTGCTCAAGGCGCTGGCGGGGGAGACCGAGCTGGCCGGTGGCCGCCGGATCCAGGGCAAGACCGTTCGCCTGGCGCACCTGACCCAGGAACTCGAGGACCTGCCGGGGCACCTGCGGGTGCTGGAGGCGGTCGAAGAGGTCGCCGGCCGGGTGGTGCTCGGCAAGCAGGAGCTGTCCGCGTCGCAGTTGGCCGAGAAGCTGGGCTTCCCGCCGGCGCGGCAGTGGACGCCGGTCGAGGATCTGTCCGGTGGTGAGCGGCGGCGGTTGCAGCTGGTGCGCCTGCTGATGGCCGAGCCGAACGTGCTGCTGCTCGACGAGCCGACGAACGACCTGGACATCGACACCCTGCAGCAGCTGGAGGACCTGCTCGATTCGTGGCCGGGCACGATGGTGGTGGTCTCGCACGACCGGTACCTGACCGAACGGGTCTGCGACGCGGTCTACGCGTTGTTCGGCGACGGGCGCATCACGCACCTGCCCGGCGGCATCGAGGAGTACCTGCGGCGTCGCCTGACCGCGACGCAGGACCGGCCCGCGGCGAAGAAGGCCCCGGAACCCGCCGACGCCGGGCCGAAGCTGTCCTCGGCCGAGGTGCGCGCGCTCGGCAAGGAGCTGTCGCGGCTGGAGCGCAAGCTGGACCAGTTGCACGACAAGGAGCAGAAGCTGCACGCGCAACTGCTCGAAGCGGCCACCGATCCGGCGAAGCTGATGGAGCTGAACGCTCAGCTGAAGACCGTGCAGGCGGAGAAGGACGAGGTCGAGCAGCGCTGGCTGGAGACCTCCGAAGCCATCGAGTGA
- a CDS encoding methionine ABC transporter ATP-binding protein produces MITLENLTKSFPGDSAPVLALRDVNFDINAGSLYGVVGAAGSGKSTLARCVALQERPDRGVVRLDGLNTGTLDGRRLREIRRQVGIVDSRVALQPERTVAGNVASPLEQLGVEGPRRRTRVGNLLDLVGLTQRGGQHPAELNPGQRRRVAVAKALATSPAVLLADDPTAGLQNEEAAGVLTALDRARAELGLTVLVTTPDAGVVRRICDDVAVLEDGRVVENGNVLSLLVDPSSRTAQALLPAIETTRAQSARYDRAVDVVLIGFASVGALLPEAATRFGIDIATIGGGLTRIGDTPVGRFRIGLRGEQADGALAWIAERGAHVTHPVSGPQGVAA; encoded by the coding sequence GTGATCACGCTCGAAAACCTGACCAAGTCCTTCCCCGGCGACTCCGCGCCCGTGCTGGCGCTGCGGGACGTCAACTTCGACATCAACGCAGGCTCGCTCTACGGCGTGGTCGGCGCGGCGGGCTCCGGCAAGTCCACCCTGGCGCGGTGCGTCGCGCTGCAGGAACGTCCCGACCGCGGCGTGGTCCGCCTCGACGGGCTCAACACCGGCACGCTCGACGGCCGCCGCCTCCGCGAGATCCGCCGCCAGGTCGGCATCGTCGACTCCCGCGTCGCGTTGCAGCCCGAGCGCACCGTCGCCGGGAACGTGGCCTCGCCGCTGGAACAGCTCGGCGTCGAGGGCCCGCGCCGCCGCACCCGCGTCGGCAACCTGCTCGACCTGGTCGGCCTGACCCAGCGCGGCGGCCAGCACCCGGCCGAGCTGAACCCGGGGCAGCGCCGCCGGGTGGCCGTGGCCAAGGCGCTCGCCACCTCGCCCGCCGTGCTGCTCGCCGACGACCCGACCGCCGGGCTCCAGAACGAGGAGGCCGCCGGTGTGCTCACCGCGCTCGACCGGGCCCGCGCCGAGCTGGGCCTGACCGTGCTGGTCACCACCCCGGACGCCGGCGTGGTCCGCCGCATCTGCGACGACGTCGCGGTGCTCGAAGACGGCCGCGTGGTGGAGAACGGCAACGTGCTCTCGCTGCTGGTCGACCCGTCGAGCCGCACCGCGCAGGCGCTGCTGCCCGCGATCGAGACCACCCGCGCGCAGTCGGCCCGCTACGACCGCGCGGTCGACGTGGTGCTGATCGGCTTCGCCTCGGTCGGCGCGCTGCTGCCGGAGGCCGCCACCCGCTTCGGCATCGACATCGCCACCATCGGCGGTGGCCTGACCCGGATCGGGGACACCCCGGTCGGCCGGTTCCGCATCGGCCTGCGTGGTGAGCAGGCCGACGGCGCGCTGGCCTGGATCGCTGAGCGCGGTGCGCACGTGACGCACCCGGTCAGCGGCCCGCAGGGCGTCGCCGCCTGA
- a CDS encoding 4-(cytidine 5'-diphospho)-2-C-methyl-D-erythritol kinase: MLAVVPPPVTVRVPSKINLHLAVGDLREDGYHELVTVFQALSLADEVTVAVTDDPGVEVYGEGEKSVPTGANNLAWRAVQALAAHVGRAESEPKIRVVLRKGIPVAGGMAGGSADAAATLVGLASLWKLEISRDELAEVAAKLGSDVPFALYGGTALGTGRGERLVPVLSRHTFHWVLAFDQKGLSTPRVFAELDRLREEGDPPRIGSHAPVVEALASGDPRQLALLLGNDLQAAAVSLRPGLRRTLRAGVNAGALAGTVSGSGPTCAFLCEDAESALEVAAELSGAGVCRTVRVAHGPVPGARMVGGGDNDPRPAPPQVHA; encoded by the coding sequence GTGCTCGCTGTCGTTCCGCCACCAGTCACCGTCCGGGTGCCCTCGAAGATCAACCTGCACCTGGCCGTCGGTGACCTGCGCGAGGACGGTTACCACGAGCTGGTGACCGTGTTCCAGGCGTTGTCGCTGGCCGACGAGGTGACCGTGGCGGTGACCGACGACCCGGGCGTCGAGGTCTACGGCGAGGGCGAGAAGTCCGTGCCGACCGGGGCGAACAACCTGGCCTGGCGGGCGGTGCAGGCGCTGGCCGCGCACGTCGGGCGCGCGGAGAGCGAGCCGAAGATCCGGGTGGTGCTGCGCAAGGGCATCCCGGTGGCCGGCGGCATGGCCGGTGGCAGCGCCGACGCGGCGGCCACCCTGGTCGGGCTGGCCTCGTTGTGGAAGCTGGAGATCTCCCGCGACGAACTCGCCGAGGTCGCCGCGAAGCTCGGCAGCGACGTGCCGTTCGCGCTCTACGGCGGCACCGCGCTCGGCACCGGCCGCGGTGAGCGACTGGTGCCGGTGCTTTCGCGGCACACCTTCCACTGGGTGCTGGCCTTCGACCAGAAGGGCCTGTCCACGCCGCGGGTGTTCGCCGAACTCGACCGGCTGCGCGAGGAGGGCGATCCACCGCGGATCGGCTCGCACGCGCCGGTGGTCGAAGCGCTCGCGTCCGGCGACCCGAGACAGCTGGCCCTGTTGCTGGGCAACGATCTTCAAGCCGCCGCCGTCTCGCTGCGCCCCGGCCTGCGCCGCACGCTGCGCGCCGGGGTGAACGCCGGTGCGCTGGCCGGCACGGTCTCCGGCTCCGGCCCGACCTGCGCTTTCCTCTGCGAGGACGCCGAATCCGCGCTCGAAGTGGCGGCCGAGCTGTCCGGCGCCGGGGTGTGCCGCACGGTCCGGGTCGCGCACGGGCCGGTGCCCGGCGCCCGGATGGTCGGCGGCGGCGACAACGACCCCCGTCCGGCTCCCCCGCAGGTGCACGCGTAA